A single genomic interval of Notolabrus celidotus isolate fNotCel1 chromosome 13, fNotCel1.pri, whole genome shotgun sequence harbors:
- the slc5a6a gene encoding solute carrier family 5 member 6a, which produces MGEVVQMHFTTVDYVIFALLLVASAGIGLFYAFSGGRQRTTQEFLMADRSMSCLPVSLSLLATFQSAVAILGAPSEVYTFGTQYWFLGCSYFLGLLIPAHIFIPVFYRLRLSSAYEYLELRFNKTVRICGTVTFIFQMVIYMGVVLYAPALALNAVTGFDLWGAVLAMGLVCTLYTALGGLKAVIWTDVFQTVVMFAGQLAVIVVGASQAGGISEVWKKAVNGSRIAGLDLNPDPLERHTFWTLGVGGVFLMLALYGVNQAQVQRYLSSRTEKEAIMSCYVVFPCQQIVLCLGCMMGLVMFARYGEDSPLDKGYVKTNDQMVLYFVMDVFKDLPGLAGLFVACLFSGALSTISSAFNSLATVTMEDLIKPHFPNMTEAKATLLSKGLALVYGLVCLAMAYLASLMGSVLQAAFSIFGMVGGPLLGLFCLGLFFPWANPTGAVVGLVAGLAMAFWIGIGSFVMRMSVPPVMPPLNATALPLFDNMTTTLMTALVTAPTAKPRPTGVEALYSLSYMWYSAHNSTTVVVVGLIVSFLTGPMKEKELTPGTVFPVLGTLLFFLPERYREKLCCITPLSPKPKEINTQPYQMAKKDSSGATFCKDDAVTKNTETESDRTPTEEEDLETRIALPSCQLTAHTVQETAL; this is translated from the exons ATGGGGGAGGTCGTTCAGATGCACTTCACTACGGTGGACTACGTCATCTTCGCCCTGCTGCTGGTGGCCTCAGCTGGCATCGGCCTTTTTTATGCCTTCTCTGGTGGACGCCAGCGCACCACGCAG GAGTTCCTCATGGCCGACCGCTCCATGAGCTGCCTGCCCGTGTCTCTGTCCCTGTTGGCCACGTTTCAGTCCGCTGTAGCCATCCTGGGTGCTCCGTCTGAGGTGTACACCTTCGGGACTCAGTACTGGTTCCTGGGCTGCTCGTACTTCTTGGGCCTGCTCATCCCAGCTCACATTTTCATCCCAGTCTTCTACAGGCTGAGATTGTCCAGTGCCTATGAG TATCTGGAGCTGCGCTTCAACAAGACTGTGCGCATATGTGGGACTGTGACCTTCATCTTTCAGATG gtcATCTATATGGGTGTGGTCTTGTATGCTCCGGCCCTGGCACTCAATGCAG TGACAGGTTTTGATCTGTGGGGGGCGGTGCTGGCCATGGGATTGGTGTGCACGCTCTACACAGCTTTG GGCGGTCTGAAAGCAGTGATCTGGACGGATGTGTTCCAGACGGTGGTGATGTTTGCAGGCCAGCTGGCCGTCATCGTGGTCGGGGCGAGTCAGGCAGGGGGGATATCAGAGGTGTGGAAGAAAGCAGTCAATGGCAGCCGCATCGCTGGACTTGA CCTGAACCCGGACCCCCTGGAGCGCCATACTTTTTGGACCCTCGGTGTGGGAGGAGTCTTCCTGATGTTGGCTCTGTACGGGGTCAACCAGGCCCAAGTCCAGAGATACCTCAGTTCTCGCACAGAAAAAGAGGCCATCAT GTCCTGCTATGTAGTTTTCCCATGCCAGCAGATAGTCTTGTGTCTCGGCTGTATGATGGGTCTGGTCATGTTTGCTCGCTATGGAGAGGACAGCCCTCTGGACAAGGGCTACGTCAAGACCAACGACCAG ATGGTGCTGTACTTTGTCATGGATGTGTTCAAGGACCTGCCCGGGCTCGCAGGACTGTTTGTGGCCTGTCTCTTCAGCGGAGCTCTGAG CACCATCTCTTCAGCCTTCAACTCGCTTGCAACGGTAACAATGGAAGACCTGATCAAACCTCATTTCCCCAACATGACTGAAGCTAAAGCGACACTGCTGTCCAAGGGGCTGG CGTTGGTGTATGGCCTGGTGTGTCTGGCGATGGCTTACCTGGCTTCTCTGATGGGATCCGTGCTGCAG GCAGCCTTCAGCATCTTTGGGATGGTGGGCGGACCTCTGCTTGGCCTCTTCTGTCTGGGGCTGTTTTTCCCCTGGGCCAACCCCACA GGCGCAGTGGTCGGGTTAGTCGCAGGTCTAGCGATGGCCTTCTGGATTGGTATTGGCAGCTTCGTGATGCGTATGTCTGTTCCTCCCGTGATGCCACCACTGAACGCCACGGCCCTCCCGCTGTTCGACAACATGACCACGACCCTCATGACTGCATTGGTCACTGCTCCGACAGCCAAGCCAAG GCCCACAGGTGTCGAGGCCCTCTACTCTTTGTCCTACATGTGGTACAGCGCTCACAACTCAACCACCGTGGTCGTGGTGGGACTGATAGTCAGCTTTCTAACAG GACCCATGAAGGAGAAAGAGCTGACCCCTGGCACCGTGTTTCCAGTCCTGGGCACGCTGCTCTTCTTTCTGCCTGAGCGCTACAGAGAGAAGCTCTGCTGCATCACTCCTCTGTCTCCAAAG CCCAAAGAGATCAACACACAGCCTTATCAGATGGCCAAGAAAGACAGCAGCGGAGCGACGTTCTGCAAGGACGACGCGGTGACGAAGAACACTGAGACTGAGAGCGACAGAACGCCGACGGAGGAGGAAGACTTGGAAACCAGGATCGCTCTGCCCTCTTGTCAGCTGACGGCTCACACAGTTCAGGAGACCGCCTTGTGA